The Hymenobacter swuensis DY53 genome includes the window CGGTCCGGAGCGGATAACCGATGACGTTTTATCTATCTGAAACTACTAAGTGAGAAGATGGCAAGCCATTCTCGCACCAGCTAGTTTCATTGCTAAATCAAACTTCCTTTTCAACCTGCGTGTAGCTCAACTCCATGGGCTGGCTACGGCCGAATATTTTTACAATGACGTTCAGACGCTTACGCTCCTCGAACACCTCGGATACGTTGCCTGACATACCGGCAAAGCCACCGTCCACAATCTTCACCAGTTCGCCTACTACAAAAGGCGTTTCCAGGGAAGCAGCTTGTTCTTCCACTTCATCCACAATCCCGAGGATGCGGTTTACTTCGGAAATATGCAGCGGAACGGGCTTGGTATTTTGGTTAGCGGCCTTACCCTCTTTATCGCTCAGAAAACCAATGACGCCAGGTGTGCTGGTAATGATATGGTCTACTTCACCGTGGGTCAGGTCGGCGTGAATGATGATATAACCGGGATACAGGTTCCGCTCACGGACGCGCTTCTTACCGTTGCGCATCTCGAACACCTTCTCCACCGGAATCAATACCTGGGGCACCAAATCGGAAAGACCATGACGGCCAATCTCGGTTTCCAGATAAGTTTTGGCTTTTTTCTCCTGCCCGCTAACCGAGCGGACTACGTACCATTTCAACTCGCCCATTGTCGTCGTATGTTCTACCGATTAACGGACTGAGTTATAAAATGCCTCCAGGCTTTCCTTGAAGGCCACATCCAGCAAACCAACTACCACTGCAAAAAGCAACGAGCCAATCAAAACTAAGCCGGCACTTTTCTGCAATTCTTCCAGTGAAGGCCACGTCACTTTGTAGCGCATCTCTTCGGAAGTTTCCCGGAAGTAGTTCGTTAGCTTGCTCATGGTAGTGGCACCGATTGGTGTTTTAAAACTACGGCTGCCGAAGCAGCCGTAGTTCTGTGTTGCACGGGCGGAGAGATTCGAACTCCCATCAAAGGTTTTGGAGACCTCTATTCTACCCTTGAACTACGCCCGTGTGTACGTCCCTTCCCGTCAAGGTACTGGATTGGGACTGCAAATGTATGGAACTCTTTAAACAAAACAAATCCGCTCCCGAAAATTTCGAGAGCGGATCTGTATTATTTCACGCGCAGTTGGTTAAAACTACTCGGTGATTTCGGTTACCTGACCGGCACCTACCGTACGGCCACCCTCACGGATAGCGAAACGCAGGCCTTTCTCCATAGCTACCGAGTTGATTAGCTCAACCGAGATAGTTACGTTGTCGCCGGGCATTACCATTTCTACACCCTCGGCCAGCGTGATGATGCCGGTTACGTCAGTGGTGCGGAAATAGAACTGGGGACGGTAGTTGTTGAAGAATGGCGTATGACGGCCACCTTCTTCTTTCGACAGCACGTACACCTCAGCTTTGAACTTGGTGTGGGGCTTAACCGAACCGGGCTTGCAGATAACCATACCACGACGGATGGCTTCTTTTTCAATACCACGGAGCAGCAGACCTACGTTGTCACCAGCTTCACCACGGTCCAGGATTTTGCGGAACATCTCAACGCCCGTTACGGTCGACTTGAGGTTCTCAGCACCCATACCGAGGATTTCAACTTGCTCACCCGAGTTGATGATACCACGCTCGATACGGCCGGTAGCAACCGTTCCACGGCCAGTGATAGAGAACACGTCCTCTACGGGCATCAGGAAGGGCAGGTCGGTCAGACGAGCAGGAATCGGAATGTAGCTATCAACAGCAGCCATCAGCTCTTCGATCTTGGGAACCCAAGCAGCGTCACCGTTCAGGCCACCCAGAGCCGAGCCCTGAATTACCGGAATGTTGTCGCCATCGAAGTCATAGAACGACAGCAGTTCACGGATTTCCATTTCCACCAGCTCGAGGAGCTCGGGGTCATCCACCATGTCCACTTTGTTCATGAATACAACCAGCTGAGGAACACCTACCTGGCGAGCGAGCAGGATGTGCTCACGCGTCTGGGGCATCGGACCGTCGGTAGCAGCCACTACGAGGATAGCGCCGTCCATCTGGGCAGCACCCGTTACCATGTTCTTCACATAGTCAGCGTGACCGGGGCAGTCAACGTGAGCATAGTGACGATTTTCGGTAGCGTATTCTACGTGCGAAGTGTTGATCGTGATACCACGCTCTTTTTCTTCGGGAGCATTGTCGATCGAAGAGAAGTCGCGCTTGGCAGCCAGACCCTTGTTAGCCAGAACCATGGTAATGGCGGCGGTGAGGGTAGTCTTGCCGTGGTCCACGTGACCAATCGTGCCGATGTTTACGTGCGGCTTGGACCGGTCAAAATTTTCTTTAGCCATTGTAAAGAGATTAAGAGGAATTTTGAGGTGATGAGAGGGAAACGCGACTAGCCTATACAGTAAGAAAGCGAAACACAGCTCCGCTTAGTCGGGACTGCACGTCGCTTTACTTGCTGACAGTTCCAAACGGTGCAGTCACGCTACTCCGTTGGTACTCGTAATTCTGAGCCATTTATGGGATTTGAACCCATGACCTCTTCCTTACCAAGGAAGTGCTCTACCACTGAGCTAAAACGGCTGATTTTTTTTGCGAAGATACAACGGGACAAGAACAATTGCCAATATTAATGACTGATGTACTCTATCCTGTTTATTCCGAACAATGAGCGGGAGACGAGGTTCGAACCCGCGACCTGCAGCTTGGAAGGCTGCCGCTCTACCAGCTGAGCTACTCCCGCGTGTGAAGAAGTTACAAACAGCGAACTGCAAGAATTTCACAGTTCGCCGCTTGTAGCTTAACCGTGGGGGGAGAAGGATTCGAACCTTCGAAAGCTTACGCTAACAGAGTTACAGTCTGTCCCATTTGGCCGCTCTGGAACCCCCCCGGTTTGTTTTCTTCCGCCGAATGCGGATGTCTTTCCCTTTTCAACAGACGCCGCCGATGCGGTTACTGTGTCGATTGGAGTTGCAAAATTAGTGGCTTTCCGATGCAAGTCAAGGGCTACGGGAAAAAGGTTTTTATTTTCTCACTCGTCGAGTTTAAAAACGCCACCTTCCTGTGATTATAATCCACTGATTACCTAGTATAAACAGTGCAATTTCGCTTTGACTACTTCTTCGAAAAAAAGTTGATTATTTTTTTATTGTATCAGGCTGTACATGGATTTTAAACTCTCATCCTTCTCTTTACTGCGGATATCCTGCAGCACAGGTTTCAGTGCAGGCATGCTTGCCACGAGTTCGTGTAGACCTTTGTAAGCTCCCAGTCGGACGTACACCTGCGGATGGGTGCGGGCCATAGTTTCAAGACGCTGAATCCCTTTTTCCCGTTCAATGGGCGGAATTCGCTGCATCAGCGTCCCGAAGTTTTCGAGCATTACGTACAGGACTTCTGCTGGGGCATCCTGGCTGCGTTGCAGAAACCAAGGATAATCATCAATGGTACCGTTGCGCCCGTAGTAGCTGGAGAGGGCTGTCAGCAGTGCAGGGTTACGTGTATTCTGTAATGCGGCCACCTGGCTGCGTGTAGTAGACACGGGGGCCTTGGACAAGGCCTCAATAGCGGCTCCGGCAACTAGGTAGGAGCTGTCCTTCAGAGCCGTATTATAAACTTCGCTGAAGTCTTCATTAACGAAGGACGACAGCACACTGATAGCATTGGCCCGTACGGCACCATTCTTTTCGTTGAGCGCAACCCGCTGTAAGTCCTTTCGAACAGCGTTGCCTTCGGCCCCACGGTATCGGCGCAAGCCATCCAGGGCCGCTACTCTGGTCGCCCAGAACGGATCATTCAGGGCAGTACGGAAGGCAGAACTGACCAATAAATCTGCTGACTTGCTACGCAACCCCTGAATGGCCTGATACTTCTGCAAGTAGCCTCGCGCGTGGTTCAGCTGAAACAATAGTTCTTCCTGACTTTGGGTTTCATCGATATCCGCCAGCAAGGTTCCGTCGTCATCAAATTTCACCAGATTAGGACGCTGGTTTACTTGGAGCCGGAACGTTTGATTGGCTTTTGTAATGAGAATACGGTGCTCCGTCGCCTGATTATTATTCCAAGTGGCAACTGTAACCGGCAGACGATACACAGGCTGGTAGAGCGTGTCCTGCACCTGCTGCACCCGTAGCACGACCTGGCTGTTTTCATAAGTGTGCGTAACGCGCAGCTCCGGGTGTCCGCGCTGCAGGAACCACTGGTCGAAAAACCACATCAGATCCTCCCCAGTGGTTTCCTCGAAAGCAATGCGCAGCTTGGCTATTTCGGAGGCTGAGAGCTTATTGGTAGTAAGGTAGCGGTTAAGGGAGGTGAAGAAGGCTTCTTCGCCTACGTATTTGCGCAGCATATGTAGTACACGGCCACCCTTGTCATAAGAATGGCGGTCAAACATATCCTCCTGGCTGGCATAGTGGTAACGGATAAGTGGTTCCCGCTTGGTTTGCGCTTCTTCGAGGTAGTTGCGCAGTTTGGTTTGCTGCACGTAGGCCGCGGCATCAGCACCATACTTGTGTTCAGCCCACAACAATTCCGAATAATCGGCGAAGGACTCGTTGAGCGGCAGGTTGCTCCAGGATTCAGTGGTTACGTAGTCGCCAAACCACTGGTGGAACAGCTCATGCGCAATGACTGACTCGGAAGATGCGTACGACACATCGGGTAACTCACGGGGCGTAAATTGCACCAGTTGCTGCTGGAACGTAGAAGCCGTGGTGTTTTCCATTGCACCTGAAACGAAGTCGTGTACGGCGACCTGCGCGTACTTGTCCCATGGGTAATCAACCCCCAACTTTTTGGAGAAGAACTCCAGCATGGCCGGCGTGTTGCCAAACACCTGTTTAGCCGTGTACTGATATGCGGGGTCCACATAGTAATCCACGGGCTTACCGCGCCACGTATCCGATACCACGGCAAAGTCGCCGACGGCTAGCATGGCGAGGTAAGGGGCGTGAGGCTGACTAAGTTTCCACGTATCAGTGCGGGTGCCATCGGGGTTGCGGCGCGAGGCGGTGAGCAGCCCGTTGGAAAGGGTTTTCTGGCCGCTTTCTACCGTCAGGCTGATTTCCTGCGTCATCCGCTGGTTGGGCCTATCGATGGTAGGGAACCAGCAGGAGCTACCTTCCGTCTCGCCCTGGGTCCAGACTTGGCGGGGTTTGACTTTATCGGTACCTAGTGGGTTGATAAAATAGAGCCCTTTGTCGTCAGTAATGGCCTCACTGCCGCCTTTGGGCAGCTCATTGGGCTTGGCCACATATTGGATCCGGAGCTGGTACTGCTCAGTGCGCTGGTAGAGCCGGTCAAGACTGATAGTGAGCTTCTTCTTATCGTAGCTGTATTTAAGGTCTTTACCCTTGCGGGAGCTGTTCATCAACTCCACGCTTTTCACATCAAAACCCTTAGCATCCAGCACCAACTGGCTTTGGGGATAAAAGTGCGGCCGAAGTGTAAGAACGGCAGTACCTATCAGCCATTGCTTAGCCCAATCGAACCGGATGTCCAGCTTGGTGTCCGTCAGATCGTGCACGATGGTGACCGCGGGCTGCTGAGGATTGGTAGCGGGCAGCCAGTTAGGAATGGGCATGACGGAATTTGTCACCGTCGGCTGGGCCGGTGTTTCAGGGGCTTTTTTGCGCACGGGGTGGCTCACCGAAGAGGCCGGACGACTGGATTTAACTACCTGAGCAGAAGCCGTAAACTGACACATCAGCACCAGCGTAAGGGCACCGAGGACCGGGTATTTCATGCGGAAAGGCACTAGGATATTGGGGGGGTCAAGTTCCGAATTTATTTCAGAATTGGCCTATCTTTAAGCCCTTTTCCGCCCCACTCCTGCCCTCTTCGCATGTTACAGGTACGTACTGATGCCGCCCCCCAACAAAACTGGGAGGTTGACTACCGCCCCGGCGGCCCCATCACCGTCAACGGTGAACCTTTCGCGTGGGATATTGCTCCGTTGGGCAACGGCCGCTACCATGTAGTCCACGAAGGCCGTTCCTATACTGCTGAGCTGGTATCGGCAGACTATGCAGCCAAAACTTTTGTACTGAAGCTCAACGGTCAGCAGATTACACTGCAGGCCAAGGACCGTTTCGACCTGCTACTGGATAAGCTGGGCATGAGCAACGCCGCTGCCAGTAAAGTAAATGAGTTGAAAGCCCCTATGCCTGGTCTGATTGTGGACATTCGGGTGGCAGCGGGACAGACGGTGCAGAAAGGCGACCCGCTATTGGTACTGGAAGCCATGAAGATGGAAAACATCCTCAAAGCTCCCGGTGAAGGTACCGTGGCGGCCATCAAAGTAACTTTACGCGACAACGTTACCAAAGGCCAGGTGCTGATTCAGTTTAGCTAGGCTCTTATCCTGTTTTCGCTTCGGGCCGTAAGCGGATACCACGTGGCCTCTCCCGCTGGTACCCGCTTACGGCCTACTCACGTACACTCGCGTTCCACGCTTAACCTCTCTCGTTTTGAAGTACAACCGAATCCTGCTGAAACTAAGCGGTGAGGCCCTGATGGGCCAGCAGCAATACGGAATTGATGCCGTACGGCTCATGCAGTACGCTGAAGAAATCAAGGCGGCCGCCGCTACGGGCACCCAGGTGGCCGTAGTTATCGGGGGCGGCAATATTTTCCGGGGCGTACAGGCGGAAGCCTTTGGCCTCGACCGGGTACAGGGCGACTACATGGGCATGCTGGCCACCGTTATCAACTCGATGGCCCTGCAGAGTGCGCTAGAAAAGCTGGGGGTAAATACCAGACTCCTCTCGGGGGTTACCATACAACGGGTATGTGAGCCGTACATCCGTCGGCGGGCCATGCGCCACCTGGAGAAAGGCCGCGTGGTGATTTTCGGGGCCGGCATCGGTTCGCCCTACTTCACAACCGATTCGGCGGCCTCGCTACGGGCTATTGAAATTGAGGCTGACGTAGTACTGAAAGGTACCCGCGTGGACGGCATCTACACGGCCGATCCGGAGAAAGACCCTTCTGCGGTCCGGTTCCCCGAAATTACCTTCGATGAGGTAATGGAAAAGAACCTCAACGTGATGGACATGACAGCCTTCACGCTGTGCAAAGAGAATAACCTGCCTATCATTGTGTTCGACATGAACAAAGGGGGGAATCTCCAGCGACTACTCGATGGCGAGAGTGTGGGTACGCTCGTGAGTATGCACGGCAGCCAGAAAGCCCCGCTCGACCCGAACCATAGTAGCCTGCAACCCGCCCTCAATGAAGGCGAAGAACAAGCCTAAAGCAGCAACGGACGGTTTGCTCCGCCCGGTAAAAGCCAACCGACTACCTATTCAACACCCAACTTTCAACACTTAACTTTTCAGAAGTGGACGAAGAAATTAAATTTTACCTGGACGAGGCCGAAGAATCGATGGGCAAGGCTCTGCAGCATACGCAAGTGGAGTTTGCCCGCATCCGGGCCGGCAAAGCCTCTCCTGCCATGCTCGATTCTATTCGGGTAGATTACTACGGCACCCCGACGCCCATTGCCAATGTGGCTAACGTAGCGGCTCCTGATGCCCGCACGCTGTTCATCAAGCCTTGGGAGAAAAACATGATCAGTGAAATTGCCAAGGCCATCAAAAATAGCGACTTGGGCCTCAACCCCCAGTC containing:
- a CDS encoding M1 family metallopeptidase, yielding MKYPVLGALTLVLMCQFTASAQVVKSSRPASSVSHPVRKKAPETPAQPTVTNSVMPIPNWLPATNPQQPAVTIVHDLTDTKLDIRFDWAKQWLIGTAVLTLRPHFYPQSQLVLDAKGFDVKSVELMNSSRKGKDLKYSYDKKKLTISLDRLYQRTEQYQLRIQYVAKPNELPKGGSEAITDDKGLYFINPLGTDKVKPRQVWTQGETEGSSCWFPTIDRPNQRMTQEISLTVESGQKTLSNGLLTASRRNPDGTRTDTWKLSQPHAPYLAMLAVGDFAVVSDTWRGKPVDYYVDPAYQYTAKQVFGNTPAMLEFFSKKLGVDYPWDKYAQVAVHDFVSGAMENTTASTFQQQLVQFTPRELPDVSYASSESVIAHELFHQWFGDYVTTESWSNLPLNESFADYSELLWAEHKYGADAAAYVQQTKLRNYLEEAQTKREPLIRYHYASQEDMFDRHSYDKGGRVLHMLRKYVGEEAFFTSLNRYLTTNKLSASEIAKLRIAFEETTGEDLMWFFDQWFLQRGHPELRVTHTYENSQVVLRVQQVQDTLYQPVYRLPVTVATWNNNQATEHRILITKANQTFRLQVNQRPNLVKFDDDGTLLADIDETQSQEELLFQLNHARGYLQKYQAIQGLRSKSADLLVSSAFRTALNDPFWATRVAALDGLRRYRGAEGNAVRKDLQRVALNEKNGAVRANAISVLSSFVNEDFSEVYNTALKDSSYLVAGAAIEALSKAPVSTTRSQVAALQNTRNPALLTALSSYYGRNGTIDDYPWFLQRSQDAPAEVLYVMLENFGTLMQRIPPIEREKGIQRLETMARTHPQVYVRLGAYKGLHELVASMPALKPVLQDIRSKEKDESLKSMYSLIQ
- the frr gene encoding ribosome recycling factor — translated: MDEEIKFYLDEAEESMGKALQHTQVEFARIRAGKASPAMLDSIRVDYYGTPTPIANVANVAAPDARTLFIKPWEKNMISEIAKAIKNSDLGLNPQSDAEGVRLNIPPMTEERRRDLVKQAKNESESGKVRIRAIRKDVNEALRKLQKDGASEDSVKDAEAKVQKFTDTYISKVDEFLGKKESEIMTI
- the secE gene encoding preprotein translocase subunit SecE, with the translated sequence MSKLTNYFRETSEEMRYKVTWPSLEELQKSAGLVLIGSLLFAVVVGLLDVAFKESLEAFYNSVR
- the pyrH gene encoding UMP kinase, with the protein product MKYNRILLKLSGEALMGQQQYGIDAVRLMQYAEEIKAAAATGTQVAVVIGGGNIFRGVQAEAFGLDRVQGDYMGMLATVINSMALQSALEKLGVNTRLLSGVTIQRVCEPYIRRRAMRHLEKGRVVIFGAGIGSPYFTTDSAASLRAIEIEADVVLKGTRVDGIYTADPEKDPSAVRFPEITFDEVMEKNLNVMDMTAFTLCKENNLPIIVFDMNKGGNLQRLLDGESVGTLVSMHGSQKAPLDPNHSSLQPALNEGEEQA
- a CDS encoding biotin/lipoyl-containing protein; protein product: MLQVRTDAAPQQNWEVDYRPGGPITVNGEPFAWDIAPLGNGRYHVVHEGRSYTAELVSADYAAKTFVLKLNGQQITLQAKDRFDLLLDKLGMSNAAASKVNELKAPMPGLIVDIRVAAGQTVQKGDPLLVLEAMKMENILKAPGEGTVAAIKVTLRDNVTKGQVLIQFS
- the tuf gene encoding elongation factor Tu, encoding MAKENFDRSKPHVNIGTIGHVDHGKTTLTAAITMVLANKGLAAKRDFSSIDNAPEEKERGITINTSHVEYATENRHYAHVDCPGHADYVKNMVTGAAQMDGAILVVAATDGPMPQTREHILLARQVGVPQLVVFMNKVDMVDDPELLELVEMEIRELLSFYDFDGDNIPVIQGSALGGLNGDAAWVPKIEELMAAVDSYIPIPARLTDLPFLMPVEDVFSITGRGTVATGRIERGIINSGEQVEILGMGAENLKSTVTGVEMFRKILDRGEAGDNVGLLLRGIEKEAIRRGMVICKPGSVKPHTKFKAEVYVLSKEEGGRHTPFFNNYRPQFYFRTTDVTGIITLAEGVEMVMPGDNVTISVELINSVAMEKGLRFAIREGGRTVGAGQVTEITE
- the nusG gene encoding transcription termination/antitermination protein NusG, encoding MGELKWYVVRSVSGQEKKAKTYLETEIGRHGLSDLVPQVLIPVEKVFEMRNGKKRVRERNLYPGYIIIHADLTHGEVDHIITSTPGVIGFLSDKEGKAANQNTKPVPLHISEVNRILGIVDEVEEQAASLETPFVVGELVKIVDGGFAGMSGNVSEVFEERKRLNVIVKIFGRSQPMELSYTQVEKEV